A window of Puniceicoccaceae bacterium contains these coding sequences:
- a CDS encoding phosphate ABC transporter substrate-binding protein, translating to MTMKNLLIAFMLGFAFTLQASEKLVIKGSDTLGAKMVPQIAEAFRAAHPGVVFEIAAEGSTTGITAIIDGTADIGMSSRAARPGEITAARAKGVNMEAITVSYDGLAVIVNESNPISDLNLRQIQQIFTGDVADWSTVGPFSGRISIYTRNTSSGTYQDFKNLAMRRRDYAPSSQKMAGNEQIAAEVATNPTGIGYVGLAYIHTPGVKVVSINGKLPSPQTVNDKSYPLARPNFFYTNGQASGLAGEFIDFVLSPEGQKIVESVGFIPLQ from the coding sequence ATGACTATGAAAAACCTGTTGATTGCATTCATGCTCGGCTTTGCCTTCACGCTTCAAGCAAGCGAAAAACTGGTCATCAAAGGCTCGGATACACTCGGGGCCAAGATGGTTCCACAGATTGCAGAGGCGTTTCGGGCAGCACACCCGGGTGTCGTGTTTGAGATTGCTGCTGAGGGTTCAACCACTGGCATCACTGCCATCATTGATGGGACTGCGGACATTGGCATGTCAAGTCGGGCTGCACGCCCGGGCGAAATCACTGCCGCGCGTGCCAAGGGCGTCAACATGGAAGCGATCACCGTCAGCTATGACGGTCTCGCGGTCATCGTCAATGAGTCCAACCCGATCAGCGATCTGAACCTGCGTCAGATTCAGCAAATCTTCACCGGTGACGTAGCGGACTGGTCCACTGTTGGACCATTTTCAGGCCGCATTTCCATCTACACGCGCAATACATCATCCGGAACCTATCAGGATTTCAAAAACCTTGCGATGCGTCGCCGCGACTACGCTCCATCCTCCCAGAAAATGGCTGGAAACGAGCAAATCGCCGCAGAAGTCGCCACCAATCCGACGGGTATCGGGTATGTTGGTCTGGCCTACATCCACACTCCTGGAGTCAAGGTGGTGAGCATCAACGGCAAGCTTCCCAGCCCACAAACCGTCAACGACAAATCCTATCCGCTGGCTCGTCCCAATTTCTTTTATACAAACGGACAAGCAAGCGGACTGGCGGGGGAATTCATCGATTTTGTGCTCTCTCCTGAAGGACAAAAAATCGTGGAAAGCGTTGGATTCATTCCACTGCAATAA